TAAAACCTGTGCCAACTCCTAGAACTGGGCGAGATGAAAAGGAGAAATCACAATTAAATGGAATTTTATCTAAAAAGAGAGAAAAGTCTCCTGGCAAAAGTCACCTTTTGTCTACTGGACTGAAATTATCTTCAAGTAGTGACATATCCCCTTTATCCCCACCCCCTTTACCATCCCAACCACCCCCTCCACAACTAACCAAGTCTAATTTATTATCACCTGAATCAGATGCTGTAGGTACAAGTGCTAAAGTGACGGTCAATTTTGGAGATAAATCCAAAGGGAGACGATCTCCACAGATTAGTGCTAAAAATGAAGCAAGTTCTTCAAGAAATTCCAATTCTCCTGATAGAGgaagtaatttgtttatttctccAAGGGCAAAACAGTTCTCCCCGACATTCTCAGATTCCAGTGCATCGTCAGATAGTTCAAAATTCAGTTCCAGTTCTAAGGAGAATAAAACTTCTCCCAAAACTACACATCAAAGATCATCAAACCTTTCTCCACCTTTATCCAAACCTAAATTTGGTGACAATCGACAAATGAGTGTGGAAGAAGccattgatttaacaaaaaatgacgcaaataaaaatgaaatggtaGCAGTTGTGTTTACCCCTAGTCCGAAGGAAGATGAGAAACAAGTTCTTGGTGGATTGTTGTCAAATCTTGCCAATATCCgaagaaaacagaaatcaaGCGATACTAGTCCAAGTGAAGATTTGTTTAATCAGCGAAACACAACTGGAGTTCTGGATAATCAAAGTCAAGACCAAAAAGGCCGTGTGAAAAGTGCAATATTGACAAAGCCTCTCAGTGATAATGATCAAAATAAACACTCTGGAAACAAAGAATctcatcttaaaaatatttctaaaatggATACAGACATTCCTGAATGGAAACGTCagctagaaaaaaataaaaatgtacgaCCAAAATCAGCAGACTTATTATCTGATAAAAAGACTTCTGAAACTCCAAAGACACAATTTGAAAAGGATCCACATTTAAGACCTAAAACAGAAATGTCCAAAGTGTCTCCGCGTCCAAAAACTGTGGACGTACTATCTGATAAGTTTAAATTGGAACAGAAACCACAGTGGCAAATAGAAGCTGAAAAAAGAATGGAAGCAAGAAAGGGGGGATATGTTGATCCTGAAAAAGCAAAACCTCAAATAGATGTCGCCAAAGATCAACTTAGGCCAAAAGAGGAGACAAAACTTCCAAATGATAGAATCAGTGCTCCTTTAAAACCAAGTAGGGTTGATATTACAATCACAGAGGATAAACGGGAAAGTGCAAATGTTCAGAAAAGAATTTTACCAGCTGTTCCAAGTCAAATagaaaagggagataacaaagataatgataaaaagaaaatttctgtgaatgttaaatttaatttctCACAAGGCAAAAAGGAGGAAGAAAAAGATGAGAAATCAAAGCCTCCTAGACCACCAACATATATTCATGGTAGTCCTAAAGCAGGTTCACCACACAAACCAAGCAGACCACCTCCACCCTTAAAAGATGTAAGTTTATTTCGTTACCTctctttcatattttgtattttcttcttttcaatGATTAAATTTTGTTGTAAGCTTggtcatttattgtttttgaagttgagatattttaattttaatagagaaaaaagaaaaaaatgttcaccaaaaaaaaagaactacTGCTTTGATAACTATACACATTTACCATACATGCCATAGATCTTGTCTAAATGAGGTGAGATCTGTAAGCATTAGTTAGCATTAAAAACATGATGAGATTTATAGTATCTAAATGTTCGTTGTTAGTGTATATTTGTCCAAACTATTGAATGCTAGGAATcgtaaaaaataactaaaaagcAGGTCAGGAGGTTCTTCTATATTAATCgtgtatattttcaaaatctttgaatataaaaatcatcattataatatttaatattaggGAGACCAGAGAAGATTGTCACCATCTGAGATACAGAAACAGTTAACACAGATAGATTCCCGACTTACAGAACTAGAAATCAGAGGACGCCAACTCGAAGATTCAATCAGAAAAGGTTTGTTTTTTAgtgatttttcatttatcagttattagaaagaaagaaattggacgattattaattataatttttgataatcaataagaaatttagaaatatctaaaatatattttattattgaagCCTTCAACACTCTCTTTAAAACTTAAGGACTGCCTTTAAACACCctctaaatatatacatttcataCACATTTAACACTTTTGTGGTGTTCTGTACTTTTCATATATGCATCTTTATTGTATGTTTGGGATATTATACAGTAGTactaaatatatctatattggAATACACATTATATAACATTTGAAAAGTTATGTCACTAAATGTAAACACGTAGTTGTACTGGTTATTTATTCTGATTATATAATTGTAGTTTTGCAGCCAttgaccaaattttttttttacattctttaGGTCAGATATTTTTATATAGCTTTTTGATGTGATTAGAGTCATAGTGATTTTCAGTGTTTAATGCATTGCAGCATACTAATTTTATTATGTAGTGGTTTAATGACCTTTTGTACCAAAACAATTTCATTAagcaataattaaaatttagcagaaaaggttttaaaataaaaatttgtcatTCTAAAAAGACCCAGTATTagtataaagggacataactctactTATCTAgaagtatttgttatttgtcCATGTGAGACCATGTCTTAACATGTCTCTCTTTTTTACTAAGagtgaatatttgaaattttatcttCTGTAAATTTACTAATGCTCTTATCATTGCACATATTTGTTTAACATCTAGGCTATAGTCAGTTTGGCAAGAACATAagcttttatatacatgtagccaGAGAAATTCTTCATGTGTGAGCAATTTGATGCTTTATAATtcaattcatttaaaacaaattctttgCTAGATCATTTGAAAGTTAAGattcaatttaagaaaaaagaattgttacttgtattattatgtaaaatgacatatttttttaagttagtTGTTTGAAAATGAAGGTTGAGCATTTTATGAAATAAGAACTTGAAAAAAGTAGAGGATGAtgcttatattatttttctttttgaattacACTCAGTTTCCCAGTAGGCAAATTTGTTTTGGACTATTCcagaatatttaaatgatttgaatcaaatttgtattctgaaagaaagaaaaatatgatcaatgattaaaaaggggggtttggCTGGGCAATTAAAGTTTTTTGGATTAGTCTCTCTGGAATAGTCCTGTCACCAGTAGATTAGTACATGAGATCATTAGTAAACTTTTTCTCTGTAGTGGTACTTAGGTAAggtatatatatcattatcatAACTAACAAAATTCACGTTGCAAAATACAGCATTAGTAGTCTGACCAAAATCTTTTATATCTTGACGgaaatttttaatgataaaatcaaaatatttgaaaaataccaagttgaaatattgtaaataagtTACACTTTGGAAATGCCGATTTCTGACATTACATAAAATATTGGTTGCCATGGAATTCAGACAGAAGATATTACTAATGCTGTATTTCATCATTTTGATTGTTGAGTTTTCAAGAAATCATTAATGAGaaattttttttagaacttgatgattttttaataattatctattttcagaaatatttaaagatatcagcagtcaaaattcaaaacattgttAATTCATGTACATGTTCTAAGTTTATTGATCACACTGTAACATAGTTTCTGATATCTTGTTCAATTTTTCCTTTAGTTGATCATGATCAGTAACTACCTATACAGCTGACCAGCAAGTCCCTGTACAGGTGACAAGCAATTCCCTGTACAGGTGACAAGCAATTCCCTGTACA
The genomic region above belongs to Mytilus trossulus isolate FHL-02 chromosome 7, PNRI_Mtr1.1.1.hap1, whole genome shotgun sequence and contains:
- the LOC134725171 gene encoding MICAL-like protein 1 isoform X2 — translated: MAMTKVKSLQLWCKKMTDGYRDVEVKDMTTSWKNGLAFCALIHKFRPDLIDYDSLSKENVFENNQLAFEVAERELNIPAFLDAPDMVAIKVPDRLSVVTYVSQYYNNLHDKPQLGGPDVKKTVATKRHQPDIEPGGPEAKRLTPSHQNAKTPSKDRPSMGDKCHICGDKVYLMERHVDKNKLFHRHCFRHSELSPTSKVFNKSELKKISDKVKSENEAKKQSDKVKSENDTNKAAKSEKQPDFWQRRNEARKIVKMDTEDSVPSKATANQDKHSSKSTNKDISKPDITVISDKTISKDAAKSKKERPSELNLETKIDTKKSSPIPSPRKPKTHIEPMDTSEINEVKLKPVPTPRTGRDEKEKSQLNGILSKKREKSPGKSHLLSTGLKLSSSSDISPLSPPPLPSQPPPPQLTKSNLLSPESDAVGTSAKVTVNFGDKSKGRRSPQISAKNEASSSRNSNSPDRGSNLFISPRAKQFSPTFSDSSASSDSSKFSSSSKENKTSPKTTHQRSSNLSPPLSKPKFGDNRQMSVEEAIDLTKNDANKNEMVAVVFTPSPKEDEKQVLGGLLSNLANIRRKQKSSDTSPSEDLFNQRNTTGVLDNQSQDQKGRVKSAILTKPLSDNDQNKHSGNKESHLKNISKMDTDIPEWKRQLEKNKNVRPKSADLLSDKKTSETPKTQFEKDPHLRPKTEMSKVSPRPKTVDVLSDKFKLEQKPQWQIEAEKRMEARKGGYVDPEKAKPQIDVAKDQLRPKEETKLPNDRISAPLKPSRVDITITEDKRESANVQKRILPAVPSQIEKGDNKDNDKKKISVNVKFNFSQGKKEEEKDEKSKPPRPPTYIHGSPKAGSPHKPSRPPPPLKDGDQRRLSPSEIQKQLTQIDSRLTELEIRGRQLEDSIRKDLDELDITPMVQEEEDDKMMVEWFELVNNKNELVRKEADLIYLSRAQELEGEQNEIDRQLRELLLKNEKYKTEKDKVEEEQLIQKLLDVVNQRNIIVDSIDEDRIRYEEEDKDIALALQALTQESGHVTIQSTEASYSKKKKKNKKKGKLL
- the LOC134725171 gene encoding MICAL-like protein 1 isoform X3 is translated as MAMTKVKSLQLWCKKMTDGYRDVEVKDMTTSWKNGLAFCALIHKFRPDLIDYDSLSKENVFENNQLAFEVAERELNIPAFLDAPDMVAIKVPDRLSVVTYVSQYYNNLHDKPQLGGPDVKKTVATKRHQPDIEPGGPEAKRLTPSHQNAKTPSKDRPSMGDKCHICGDKVYLMERHVDKNKLFHRHCFRHSELSPTSKVFNKSELKKISDKVKSENEAKKQSDKVKSENDTNKAAKSEKQPDFWQRRNEARKIVKMDTEDSVPSKATANQDKHSSKSTNKDISKPDITVISDKTISKDAAKSKKERPSELNLETKIDTKKSSPIPSPRKPKTHIEPMDTSEINEVKLKPVPTPRTGRDEKEKSQLNGILSKKREKSPGKSHLLSTGLKLSSSSDISPLSPPPLPSQPPPPQLTKSNLLSPESDAVGTSAKVTVNFGDKSKGRRSPQISAKNEASSSRNSNSPDRGSNLFISPRAKQFSPTFSDSSASSDSSKFSSSSKENKTSPKTTHQRSSNLSPPLSKPKFGDNRQMSVEEAIDLTKNDANKNEMVAVVFTPSPKEDEKQVLGGLLSNLANIRRKQKSSDTSPSEDLFNQRNTTGVLDNQSQDQKGRVKSAILTKPLSDNDQNKHSGNKESHLKNISKMDTDIPEWKRQLEKNKNVRPKSADLLSDKKTSETPKTQFEKDPHLRPKTEMSKVSPRPKTVDVLSDKFKLEQKPQWQIEAEKRMEARKGGYVDPEKAKPQIDVAKDQLRPKEETKLPNDRISAPLKPSRVDITITEDKRESANVQKRILPAVPSQIEKGDNKDNDKKKISVNVKFNFSQGKKEEEKDEKSKPPRPPTYIHGSPKAGSPHKPSRPPPPLKDGDQRRLSPSEIQKQLTQIDSRLTELEIRGRQLEDSIRKVQEEEDDKMMVEWFELVNNKNELVRKEADLIYLSRAQELEGEQNEIDRQLRELLLKNEKYKTEKDKVEEEQLIQKLLDVVNQRNIIVDSIDEDRIRYEEEDKDIALALQDFMKVKALTQESGHVTIQSTEASYSKKKKKNKKKGKLL
- the LOC134725171 gene encoding MICAL-like protein 1 isoform X1 translates to MAMTKVKSLQLWCKKMTDGYRDVEVKDMTTSWKNGLAFCALIHKFRPDLIDYDSLSKENVFENNQLAFEVAERELNIPAFLDAPDMVAIKVPDRLSVVTYVSQYYNNLHDKPQLGGPDVKKTVATKRHQPDIEPGGPEAKRLTPSHQNAKTPSKDRPSMGDKCHICGDKVYLMERHVDKNKLFHRHCFRHSELSPTSKVFNKSELKKISDKVKSENEAKKQSDKVKSENDTNKAAKSEKQPDFWQRRNEARKIVKMDTEDSVPSKATANQDKHSSKSTNKDISKPDITVISDKTISKDAAKSKKERPSELNLETKIDTKKSSPIPSPRKPKTHIEPMDTSEINEVKLKPVPTPRTGRDEKEKSQLNGILSKKREKSPGKSHLLSTGLKLSSSSDISPLSPPPLPSQPPPPQLTKSNLLSPESDAVGTSAKVTVNFGDKSKGRRSPQISAKNEASSSRNSNSPDRGSNLFISPRAKQFSPTFSDSSASSDSSKFSSSSKENKTSPKTTHQRSSNLSPPLSKPKFGDNRQMSVEEAIDLTKNDANKNEMVAVVFTPSPKEDEKQVLGGLLSNLANIRRKQKSSDTSPSEDLFNQRNTTGVLDNQSQDQKGRVKSAILTKPLSDNDQNKHSGNKESHLKNISKMDTDIPEWKRQLEKNKNVRPKSADLLSDKKTSETPKTQFEKDPHLRPKTEMSKVSPRPKTVDVLSDKFKLEQKPQWQIEAEKRMEARKGGYVDPEKAKPQIDVAKDQLRPKEETKLPNDRISAPLKPSRVDITITEDKRESANVQKRILPAVPSQIEKGDNKDNDKKKISVNVKFNFSQGKKEEEKDEKSKPPRPPTYIHGSPKAGSPHKPSRPPPPLKDGDQRRLSPSEIQKQLTQIDSRLTELEIRGRQLEDSIRKDLDELDITPMVQEEEDDKMMVEWFELVNNKNELVRKEADLIYLSRAQELEGEQNEIDRQLRELLLKNEKYKTEKDKVEEEQLIQKLLDVVNQRNIIVDSIDEDRIRYEEEDKDIALALQDFMKVKALTQESGHVTIQSTEASYSKKKKKNKKKGKLL
- the LOC134725171 gene encoding MICAL-like protein 1 isoform X4, whose protein sequence is MAMTKVKSLQLWCKKMTDGYRDVEVKDMTTSWKNGLAFCALIHKFRPDLIDYDSLSKENVFENNQLAFEVAERELNIPAFLDAPDMVAIKVPDRLSVVTYVSQYYNNLHDKPQLGGPDVKKTVATKRHQPDIEPGGPEAKRLTPSHQNAKTPSKDRPSMGDKCHICGDKVYLMERHVDKNKLFHRHCFRHSELSPTSKVFNKSELKKISDKVKSENEAKKQSDKVKSENDTNKAAKSEKQPDFWQRRNEARKIVKMDTEDSVPSKATANQDKHSSKSTNKDISKPDITVISDKTISKDAAKSKKERPSELNLETKIDTKKSSPIPSPRKPKTHIEPMDTSEINEVKLKPVPTPRTGRDEKEKSQLNGILSKKREKSPGKSHLLSTGLKLSSSSDISPLSPPPLPSQPPPPQLTKSNLLSPESDAVGTSAKVTVNFGDKSKGRRSPQISAKNEASSSRNSNSPDRGSNLFISPRAKQFSPTFSDSSASSDSSKFSSSSKENKTSPKTTHQRSSNLSPPLSKPKFGDNRQMSVEEAIDLTKNDANKNEMVAVVFTPSPKEDEKQVLGGLLSNLANIRRKQKSSDTSPSEDLFNQRNTTGVLDNQSQDQKGRVKSAILTKPLSDNDQNKHSGNKESHLKNISKMDTDIPEWKRQLEKNKNVRPKSADLLSDKKTSETPKTQFEKDPHLRPKTEMSKVSPRPKTVDVLSDKFKLEQKPQWQIEAEKRMEARKGGYVDPEKAKPQIDVAKDQLRPKEETKLPNDRISAPLKPSRVDITITEDKRESANVQKRILPAVPSQIEKGDNKDNDKKKISVNVKFNFSQGKKEEEKDEKSKPPRPPTYIHGSPKAGSPHKPSRPPPPLKDGDQRRLSPSEIQKQLTQIDSRLTELEIRGRQLEDSIRKDLDELDITPMVQEEEDDKMMVEWFELVNNKNELVRKEADLIYLSRAQELEGEQNEIDRQLRELLLKNEKYKTEKDKVEEEQLIQKLLDVVNQRNIIVDSIDEDRIRYEEEDKDIALALQDKTNAHKRRNMCCLTVLRFLIQFMAK
- the LOC134725171 gene encoding MICAL-like protein 2 isoform X5; amino-acid sequence: MVAIKVLDRLSVVTYVSQYYNNLHDKPQLGGPDVKKTVATKRHQPDIEPGGPEAKRLTPSHQNAKTPSKDRPSMGDKCHICGDKVYLMERHVDKNKLFHRHCFRHSELSPTSKVFNKSELKKISDKVKSENEAKKQSDKVKSENDTNKAAKSEKQPDFWQRRNEARKIVKMDTEDSVPSKATANQDKHSSKSTNKDISKPDITVISDKTISKDAAKSKKERPSELNLETKIDTKKSSPIPSPRKPKTHIEPMDTSEINEVKLKPVPTPRTGRDEKEKSQLNGILSKKREKSPGKSHLLSTGLKLSSSSDISPLSPPPLPSQPPPPQLTKSNLLSPESDAVGTSAKVTVNFGDKSKGRRSPQISAKNEASSSRNSNSPDRGSNLFISPRAKQFSPTFSDSSASSDSSKFSSSSKENKTSPKTTHQRSSNLSPPLSKPKFGDNRQMSVEEAIDLTKNDANKNEMVAVVFTPSPKEDEKQVLGGLLSNLANIRRKQKSSDTSPSEDLFNQRNTTGVLDNQSQDQKGRVKSAILTKPLSDNDQNKHSGNKESHLKNISKMDTDIPEWKRQLEKNKNVRPKSADLLSDKKTSETPKTQFEKDPHLRPKTEMSKVSPRPKTVDVLSDKFKLEQKPQWQIEAEKRMEARKGGYVDPEKAKPQIDVAKDQLRPKEETKLPNDRISAPLKPSRVDITITEDKRESANVQKRILPAVPSQIEKGDNKDNDKKKISVNVKFNFSQGKKEEEKDEKSKPPRPPTYIHGSPKAGSPHKPSRPPPPLKDGDQRRLSPSEIQKQLTQIDSRLTELEIRGRQLEDSIRKDLDELDITPMVQEEEDDKMMVEWFELVNNKNELVRKEADLIYLSRAQELEGEQNEIDRQLRELLLKNEKYKTEKDKVEEEQLIQKLLDVVNQRNIIVDSIDEDRIRYEEEDKDIALALQDFMKVKALTQESGHVTIQSTEASYSKKKKKNKKKGKLL